In Ctenopharyngodon idella isolate HZGC_01 chromosome 2, HZGC01, whole genome shotgun sequence, the following are encoded in one genomic region:
- the kirrel1b gene encoding kin of IRRE-like protein 1b isoform X4, which translates to MGFSMTCLWILTLAISVHRVFSGPRFSQEPADQSVVVGERVVLSCVVFNYTGIVQWTKDGLALGIGEDLRAWPRYRVLRILDVGQYNLEITSADLTDDSLYECQATEAALRSRRAKLTVLIPPEGPVIEGSPEILLTAGSSYNLTCVSRGAKPLSTIEWYKDGIIVEGAHTSTEVLADRKRVTTKSFLEIQPVDTDTGRNFTCVASNLAAPLGKRATITLNVHHPPTVILSIEPRSVLEGERVTFTCQATANPPIMGYRWAKGGVILDGARESVFETTADHSFFTEPVSCLVFNAVGSTNVSILVDVHFGPILVVEPRPVTVDVDSDVTLNCKWSGNPPLTLTWTKKGSSMVLSNSNQLFLKSVSQADAGQYVCKAIVPRIGVGETEVTLTVNGPPIISSEPIQYAVRGEKGEIKCYIASTPPPDKIVWAWKENVWEKERGTLLERYTVEQSRPASQGGAVLSTLTINNVMESDFQSTYNCTAWNAFGPGTMIITLEETDIVPVGVIAGGSVGSSILLLLLLFALIFYLYRQRKGSRRGVTLKPDIKVETVNKETHSLEEEAASASTATRMPFKDDMDLKQDLQSDTLEAKVEEYEPKDPTNGYYNVRATTHDEVRASTRSLLYQEFRPPNPASVSASAGGPVANIHPAPTGRYEPRPASRMAHNTYAHFNTIARASQIQAPPNPVSKTTDYSGDRGLLESTNPLAFDSYAYSTTPQYRLGFAPPLEAGPAYEMYPTGQGVGTSQDANVGKYPSSAQFPYSTPPTEYSQRHTQRMQTHV; encoded by the exons TGTTCAGCGGCCCGCGGTTTTCTCAGGAGCCGGCGGATCAGTCTGTGGTGGTCGGGGAGAGAGTGGTTCTGTCCTGCGTGGTGTTTAACTACACCGGCATTGTACAGTGGACAAAAGACGGACTTGCTCTTGGCATCGGAGAAGATCTGAGGG catGGCCGCGGTACCGTGTTTTGCGTATCCTGGATGTTGGGCAGTATAATCTGGAGATCACGTCAGCCGACCTGACCGATGACTCACTGTACGAGTGTCAGGCCACTGAAGCCGCTCTGAGGTCCAGAAGAGCTAAACTCACTGTTCTGA ttCCCCCTGAAGGTCCTGTTATCGAGGGCTCTCCAGAGATCCTGTTGACGGCAGGAAGCTCATATAACCTCACCTGTGTGTCTCGAGGAGCAAAGCCACTGTCAACGATAGAATGGTACAAAGATGGGATCATAGTGGAGGGAGCCCATACCAGCACT gaGGTGTTAGCTGACAGGAAAAGGGTGACCACAAAGAGTTTTCTGGAGATCCAACCAGTGGACACAGACACAGGACGAAATTTTACCTGTGTGGCCTCAAATCTGGCTGCCCCTCTGGGGAAGAGAGCCACTATCACTCTCAACGTCCACC ATCCTCCTACAGTCATTCTGTCCATAGAGCCTCGGTCGGTTCTAGAAGGAGAGCGAGTTACATTTACCTGCCAGGCCACTGCCAACCCGCCCATTATGGGCTATAG GTGGGCTAAAGGGGGCGTGATTCTGGACGGAGCAAGAGAAAGTGTGTTTGAGACGACAGCAGATCACTCGTTCTTCACTGAGCCCGTGTCCTGCCTGGTCTTTAATGCAGTGGGCAGCACTAACGTCAGTATATTGGTGGACGTTCACT TTGGTCCGATTTTGGTGGTGGAGCCGAGGCCTGTGACAGTGGACGTCGACTCTGATGTCACACTCAACTGCAAATGGTCAGGAAATCCTCCACTCACCCTCACATGGACCAAGAAGGGCTCCAGTATG GTTCTCAGTAATAGTAATCAGTTATTTCTGAAGTCTGTGAGTCAGGCGGACGCAGGACAGTATGTGTGTAAAGCCATCGTCCCCAGAATCGGCGTCGGTGAGACAGAGGTCACTCTTACAGTCAATG GTCCTCCAATCATCTCGAGTGAGCCAATCCAGTACGCCGTAAGAGGAGAGAAGGGGGAAATCAAGTGCTACATAGCCAGCACCCCTCCGCCGGACAAAATC GTTTGGGCCTGGAAGGAGAATGTGTgggaaaaagagagagggacGCTGTTGGAGAGGTACACAGTTGAGCAGAGCAGACCTGCATCACAAGGGGGCGCCGTTCTGTCCACGCTCACTATCAATAATGTCATGGAGTCAGATTTCCAGTCTACTTACAACTGCACGGCATGGAACGCCTTTGGACCAGGAACCATGATCATCACCCTGGAGGAGACAG atatAGTGCCTGTAGGTGTGATAGCAGGTGGATCTGTTGGATCTTCCATTTTGCTTCTGCTCCTCCTGTTTGCTCTGATATTCTATCTGTATCGACAACGCAAAGGCA GTCGTCGTGGAGTGACGCTGAAGCCAGACATTAAGGTGGAAACGGTCAACAAGGAGACTCACAGTCTTGAGGAAGAGGCAGCCAGCGCTTCCACAGCCACGCGAATG CCCTTCAAAGATGACATGGACCTGAAGCAAGACCTCCAGAGCGACACGCTGGAAGCCAAGGTGGAGGAGTATGAGCCCAAG GATCCCACCAATGGCTACTACAATGTTCGAGCTACGACACATGATGAGGTCCGTGCCTCTACCCGCTCCCTGCTGTACCAGGAATTCCGGCCACCGAATCCTGCTTCAGTTTCAGCATCAGCCGGCGGCCCAGTGGCTAACATTCACCCCGCGCCTACGGGCCGTTACGAGCCCCGCCCCGCTTCCCGAATGGCTCACAACACATACGCCCATTTTAACACCATTGCCAGGGCGTCACAAATCCAAGCCCCACCCAACCCTGTCTCCAAGACCACAGACTATTCTGGAGACCGTGGCCTGCTGGAATCAACCAATCCTCTGGCTTTTGACAGCTACGCTTATTCAACGACACCTCAATACAGGTTAGGCTTTGCTCCACCTTTGGAGGCAGGACCAGCCTATGAAATGTATCCTACGGGACAAGGGGTGGGGACAAGTCAAGACGCTAATGTAGGAAAATACCCCAGCTCCGCCCAATTTCCATATTCGACCCCGCCCACAGAATACTCTCAGAGACACACGCAGAGAATGCAGACTCATGTGTGA
- the kirrel1b gene encoding kin of IRRE-like protein 1b isoform X3 has protein sequence MGFSMTCLWILTLAISVHRVFSGPRFSQEPADQSVVVGERVVLSCVVFNYTGIVQWTKDGLALGIGEDLRAWPRYRVLRILDVGQYNLEITSADLTDDSLYECQATEAALRSRRAKLTVLIPPEGPVIEGSPEILLTAGSSYNLTCVSRGAKPLSTIEWYKDGIIVEGAHTSTEVLADRKRVTTKSFLEIQPVDTDTGRNFTCVASNLAAPLGKRATITLNVHHPPTVILSIEPRSVLEGERVTFTCQATANPPIMGYRWAKGGVILDGARESVFETTADHSFFTEPVSCLVFNAVGSTNVSILVDVHFGPILVVEPRPVTVDVDSDVTLNCKWSGNPPLTLTWTKKGSSMVLSNSNQLFLKSVSQADAGQYVCKAIVPRIGVGETEVTLTVNGPPIISSEPIQYAVRGEKGEIKCYIASTPPPDKIVWAWKENVWEKERGTLLERYTVEQSRPASQGGAVLSTLTINNVMESDFQSTYNCTAWNAFGPGTMIITLEETDIVPVGVIAGGSVGSSILLLLLLFALIFYLYRQRKGSRRGVTLKPDIKVETVNKETHSLEEEAASASTATRMVKAMYSPFKDDMDLKQDLQSDTLEAKVEEYEPKDPTNGYYNVRATTHDEVRASTRSLLYQEFRPPNPASVSASAGGPVANIHPAPTGRYEPRPASRMAHNTYAHFNTIARASQIQAPPNPVSKTTDYSGDRGLLESTNPLAFDSYAYSTTPQYRLGFAPPLEAGPAYEMYPTGQGVGTSQDANVGKYPSSAQFPYSTPPTEYSQRHTQRMQTHV, from the exons TGTTCAGCGGCCCGCGGTTTTCTCAGGAGCCGGCGGATCAGTCTGTGGTGGTCGGGGAGAGAGTGGTTCTGTCCTGCGTGGTGTTTAACTACACCGGCATTGTACAGTGGACAAAAGACGGACTTGCTCTTGGCATCGGAGAAGATCTGAGGG catGGCCGCGGTACCGTGTTTTGCGTATCCTGGATGTTGGGCAGTATAATCTGGAGATCACGTCAGCCGACCTGACCGATGACTCACTGTACGAGTGTCAGGCCACTGAAGCCGCTCTGAGGTCCAGAAGAGCTAAACTCACTGTTCTGA ttCCCCCTGAAGGTCCTGTTATCGAGGGCTCTCCAGAGATCCTGTTGACGGCAGGAAGCTCATATAACCTCACCTGTGTGTCTCGAGGAGCAAAGCCACTGTCAACGATAGAATGGTACAAAGATGGGATCATAGTGGAGGGAGCCCATACCAGCACT gaGGTGTTAGCTGACAGGAAAAGGGTGACCACAAAGAGTTTTCTGGAGATCCAACCAGTGGACACAGACACAGGACGAAATTTTACCTGTGTGGCCTCAAATCTGGCTGCCCCTCTGGGGAAGAGAGCCACTATCACTCTCAACGTCCACC ATCCTCCTACAGTCATTCTGTCCATAGAGCCTCGGTCGGTTCTAGAAGGAGAGCGAGTTACATTTACCTGCCAGGCCACTGCCAACCCGCCCATTATGGGCTATAG GTGGGCTAAAGGGGGCGTGATTCTGGACGGAGCAAGAGAAAGTGTGTTTGAGACGACAGCAGATCACTCGTTCTTCACTGAGCCCGTGTCCTGCCTGGTCTTTAATGCAGTGGGCAGCACTAACGTCAGTATATTGGTGGACGTTCACT TTGGTCCGATTTTGGTGGTGGAGCCGAGGCCTGTGACAGTGGACGTCGACTCTGATGTCACACTCAACTGCAAATGGTCAGGAAATCCTCCACTCACCCTCACATGGACCAAGAAGGGCTCCAGTATG GTTCTCAGTAATAGTAATCAGTTATTTCTGAAGTCTGTGAGTCAGGCGGACGCAGGACAGTATGTGTGTAAAGCCATCGTCCCCAGAATCGGCGTCGGTGAGACAGAGGTCACTCTTACAGTCAATG GTCCTCCAATCATCTCGAGTGAGCCAATCCAGTACGCCGTAAGAGGAGAGAAGGGGGAAATCAAGTGCTACATAGCCAGCACCCCTCCGCCGGACAAAATC GTTTGGGCCTGGAAGGAGAATGTGTgggaaaaagagagagggacGCTGTTGGAGAGGTACACAGTTGAGCAGAGCAGACCTGCATCACAAGGGGGCGCCGTTCTGTCCACGCTCACTATCAATAATGTCATGGAGTCAGATTTCCAGTCTACTTACAACTGCACGGCATGGAACGCCTTTGGACCAGGAACCATGATCATCACCCTGGAGGAGACAG atatAGTGCCTGTAGGTGTGATAGCAGGTGGATCTGTTGGATCTTCCATTTTGCTTCTGCTCCTCCTGTTTGCTCTGATATTCTATCTGTATCGACAACGCAAAGGCA GTCGTCGTGGAGTGACGCTGAAGCCAGACATTAAGGTGGAAACGGTCAACAAGGAGACTCACAGTCTTGAGGAAGAGGCAGCCAGCGCTTCCACAGCCACGCGAATGGTAAAGGCTATGTATTCT CCCTTCAAAGATGACATGGACCTGAAGCAAGACCTCCAGAGCGACACGCTGGAAGCCAAGGTGGAGGAGTATGAGCCCAAG GATCCCACCAATGGCTACTACAATGTTCGAGCTACGACACATGATGAGGTCCGTGCCTCTACCCGCTCCCTGCTGTACCAGGAATTCCGGCCACCGAATCCTGCTTCAGTTTCAGCATCAGCCGGCGGCCCAGTGGCTAACATTCACCCCGCGCCTACGGGCCGTTACGAGCCCCGCCCCGCTTCCCGAATGGCTCACAACACATACGCCCATTTTAACACCATTGCCAGGGCGTCACAAATCCAAGCCCCACCCAACCCTGTCTCCAAGACCACAGACTATTCTGGAGACCGTGGCCTGCTGGAATCAACCAATCCTCTGGCTTTTGACAGCTACGCTTATTCAACGACACCTCAATACAGGTTAGGCTTTGCTCCACCTTTGGAGGCAGGACCAGCCTATGAAATGTATCCTACGGGACAAGGGGTGGGGACAAGTCAAGACGCTAATGTAGGAAAATACCCCAGCTCCGCCCAATTTCCATATTCGACCCCGCCCACAGAATACTCTCAGAGACACACGCAGAGAATGCAGACTCATGTGTGA
- the kirrel1b gene encoding kin of IRRE-like protein 1b isoform X1, translating to MGFSMTCLWILTLAISVHRVFSGPRFSQEPADQSVVVGERVVLSCVVFNYTGIVQWTKDGLALGIGEDLRAWPRYRVLRILDVGQYNLEITSADLTDDSLYECQATEAALRSRRAKLTVLIPPEGPVIEGSPEILLTAGSSYNLTCVSRGAKPLSTIEWYKDGIIVEGAHTSTEVLADRKRVTTKSFLEIQPVDTDTGRNFTCVASNLAAPLGKRATITLNVHHPPTVILSIEPRSVLEGERVTFTCQATANPPIMGYRWAKGGVILDGARESVFETTADHSFFTEPVSCLVFNAVGSTNVSILVDVHFGPILVVEPRPVTVDVDSDVTLNCKWSGNPPLTLTWTKKGSSMVLSNSNQLFLKSVSQADAGQYVCKAIVPRIGVGETEVTLTVNGPPIISSEPIQYAVRGEKGEIKCYIASTPPPDKIVWAWKENVWEKERGTLLERYTVEQSRPASQGGAVLSTLTINNVMESDFQSTYNCTAWNAFGPGTMIITLEETDIVPVGVIAGGSVGSSILLLLLLFALIFYLYRQRKGSRRGVTLKPDIKVETVNKETHSLEEEAASASTATRMVKAMYSFLPSVSLSPSTQPFKDDMDLKQDLQSDTLEAKVEEYEPKDPTNGYYNVRATTHDEVRASTRSLLYQEFRPPNPASVSASAGGPVANIHPAPTGRYEPRPASRMAHNTYAHFNTIARASQIQAPPNPVSKTTDYSGDRGLLESTNPLAFDSYAYSTTPQYRLGFAPPLEAGPAYEMYPTGQGVGTSQDANVGKYPSSAQFPYSTPPTEYSQRHTQRMQTHV from the exons TGTTCAGCGGCCCGCGGTTTTCTCAGGAGCCGGCGGATCAGTCTGTGGTGGTCGGGGAGAGAGTGGTTCTGTCCTGCGTGGTGTTTAACTACACCGGCATTGTACAGTGGACAAAAGACGGACTTGCTCTTGGCATCGGAGAAGATCTGAGGG catGGCCGCGGTACCGTGTTTTGCGTATCCTGGATGTTGGGCAGTATAATCTGGAGATCACGTCAGCCGACCTGACCGATGACTCACTGTACGAGTGTCAGGCCACTGAAGCCGCTCTGAGGTCCAGAAGAGCTAAACTCACTGTTCTGA ttCCCCCTGAAGGTCCTGTTATCGAGGGCTCTCCAGAGATCCTGTTGACGGCAGGAAGCTCATATAACCTCACCTGTGTGTCTCGAGGAGCAAAGCCACTGTCAACGATAGAATGGTACAAAGATGGGATCATAGTGGAGGGAGCCCATACCAGCACT gaGGTGTTAGCTGACAGGAAAAGGGTGACCACAAAGAGTTTTCTGGAGATCCAACCAGTGGACACAGACACAGGACGAAATTTTACCTGTGTGGCCTCAAATCTGGCTGCCCCTCTGGGGAAGAGAGCCACTATCACTCTCAACGTCCACC ATCCTCCTACAGTCATTCTGTCCATAGAGCCTCGGTCGGTTCTAGAAGGAGAGCGAGTTACATTTACCTGCCAGGCCACTGCCAACCCGCCCATTATGGGCTATAG GTGGGCTAAAGGGGGCGTGATTCTGGACGGAGCAAGAGAAAGTGTGTTTGAGACGACAGCAGATCACTCGTTCTTCACTGAGCCCGTGTCCTGCCTGGTCTTTAATGCAGTGGGCAGCACTAACGTCAGTATATTGGTGGACGTTCACT TTGGTCCGATTTTGGTGGTGGAGCCGAGGCCTGTGACAGTGGACGTCGACTCTGATGTCACACTCAACTGCAAATGGTCAGGAAATCCTCCACTCACCCTCACATGGACCAAGAAGGGCTCCAGTATG GTTCTCAGTAATAGTAATCAGTTATTTCTGAAGTCTGTGAGTCAGGCGGACGCAGGACAGTATGTGTGTAAAGCCATCGTCCCCAGAATCGGCGTCGGTGAGACAGAGGTCACTCTTACAGTCAATG GTCCTCCAATCATCTCGAGTGAGCCAATCCAGTACGCCGTAAGAGGAGAGAAGGGGGAAATCAAGTGCTACATAGCCAGCACCCCTCCGCCGGACAAAATC GTTTGGGCCTGGAAGGAGAATGTGTgggaaaaagagagagggacGCTGTTGGAGAGGTACACAGTTGAGCAGAGCAGACCTGCATCACAAGGGGGCGCCGTTCTGTCCACGCTCACTATCAATAATGTCATGGAGTCAGATTTCCAGTCTACTTACAACTGCACGGCATGGAACGCCTTTGGACCAGGAACCATGATCATCACCCTGGAGGAGACAG atatAGTGCCTGTAGGTGTGATAGCAGGTGGATCTGTTGGATCTTCCATTTTGCTTCTGCTCCTCCTGTTTGCTCTGATATTCTATCTGTATCGACAACGCAAAGGCA GTCGTCGTGGAGTGACGCTGAAGCCAGACATTAAGGTGGAAACGGTCAACAAGGAGACTCACAGTCTTGAGGAAGAGGCAGCCAGCGCTTCCACAGCCACGCGAATGGTAAAGGCTATGTATTCT TTTCTTCCCTctgtctccctctctccctccacCCAGCCCTTCAAAGATGACATGGACCTGAAGCAAGACCTCCAGAGCGACACGCTGGAAGCCAAGGTGGAGGAGTATGAGCCCAAG GATCCCACCAATGGCTACTACAATGTTCGAGCTACGACACATGATGAGGTCCGTGCCTCTACCCGCTCCCTGCTGTACCAGGAATTCCGGCCACCGAATCCTGCTTCAGTTTCAGCATCAGCCGGCGGCCCAGTGGCTAACATTCACCCCGCGCCTACGGGCCGTTACGAGCCCCGCCCCGCTTCCCGAATGGCTCACAACACATACGCCCATTTTAACACCATTGCCAGGGCGTCACAAATCCAAGCCCCACCCAACCCTGTCTCCAAGACCACAGACTATTCTGGAGACCGTGGCCTGCTGGAATCAACCAATCCTCTGGCTTTTGACAGCTACGCTTATTCAACGACACCTCAATACAGGTTAGGCTTTGCTCCACCTTTGGAGGCAGGACCAGCCTATGAAATGTATCCTACGGGACAAGGGGTGGGGACAAGTCAAGACGCTAATGTAGGAAAATACCCCAGCTCCGCCCAATTTCCATATTCGACCCCGCCCACAGAATACTCTCAGAGACACACGCAGAGAATGCAGACTCATGTGTGA
- the kirrel1b gene encoding kin of IRRE-like protein 1b isoform X2, with the protein MGFSMTCLWILTLAISVHRVFSGPRFSQEPADQSVVVGERVVLSCVVFNYTGIVQWTKDGLALGIGEDLRAWPRYRVLRILDVGQYNLEITSADLTDDSLYECQATEAALRSRRAKLTVLIPPEGPVIEGSPEILLTAGSSYNLTCVSRGAKPLSTIEWYKDGIIVEGAHTSTEVLADRKRVTTKSFLEIQPVDTDTGRNFTCVASNLAAPLGKRATITLNVHHPPTVILSIEPRSVLEGERVTFTCQATANPPIMGYRWAKGGVILDGARESVFETTADHSFFTEPVSCLVFNAVGSTNVSILVDVHFGPILVVEPRPVTVDVDSDVTLNCKWSGNPPLTLTWTKKGSSMVLSNSNQLFLKSVSQADAGQYVCKAIVPRIGVGETEVTLTVNGPPIISSEPIQYAVRGEKGEIKCYIASTPPPDKIVWAWKENVWEKERGTLLERYTVEQSRPASQGGAVLSTLTINNVMESDFQSTYNCTAWNAFGPGTMIITLEETDIVPVGVIAGGSVGSSILLLLLLFALIFYLYRQRKGSRRGVTLKPDIKVETVNKETHSLEEEAASASTATRMFLPSVSLSPSTQPFKDDMDLKQDLQSDTLEAKVEEYEPKDPTNGYYNVRATTHDEVRASTRSLLYQEFRPPNPASVSASAGGPVANIHPAPTGRYEPRPASRMAHNTYAHFNTIARASQIQAPPNPVSKTTDYSGDRGLLESTNPLAFDSYAYSTTPQYRLGFAPPLEAGPAYEMYPTGQGVGTSQDANVGKYPSSAQFPYSTPPTEYSQRHTQRMQTHV; encoded by the exons TGTTCAGCGGCCCGCGGTTTTCTCAGGAGCCGGCGGATCAGTCTGTGGTGGTCGGGGAGAGAGTGGTTCTGTCCTGCGTGGTGTTTAACTACACCGGCATTGTACAGTGGACAAAAGACGGACTTGCTCTTGGCATCGGAGAAGATCTGAGGG catGGCCGCGGTACCGTGTTTTGCGTATCCTGGATGTTGGGCAGTATAATCTGGAGATCACGTCAGCCGACCTGACCGATGACTCACTGTACGAGTGTCAGGCCACTGAAGCCGCTCTGAGGTCCAGAAGAGCTAAACTCACTGTTCTGA ttCCCCCTGAAGGTCCTGTTATCGAGGGCTCTCCAGAGATCCTGTTGACGGCAGGAAGCTCATATAACCTCACCTGTGTGTCTCGAGGAGCAAAGCCACTGTCAACGATAGAATGGTACAAAGATGGGATCATAGTGGAGGGAGCCCATACCAGCACT gaGGTGTTAGCTGACAGGAAAAGGGTGACCACAAAGAGTTTTCTGGAGATCCAACCAGTGGACACAGACACAGGACGAAATTTTACCTGTGTGGCCTCAAATCTGGCTGCCCCTCTGGGGAAGAGAGCCACTATCACTCTCAACGTCCACC ATCCTCCTACAGTCATTCTGTCCATAGAGCCTCGGTCGGTTCTAGAAGGAGAGCGAGTTACATTTACCTGCCAGGCCACTGCCAACCCGCCCATTATGGGCTATAG GTGGGCTAAAGGGGGCGTGATTCTGGACGGAGCAAGAGAAAGTGTGTTTGAGACGACAGCAGATCACTCGTTCTTCACTGAGCCCGTGTCCTGCCTGGTCTTTAATGCAGTGGGCAGCACTAACGTCAGTATATTGGTGGACGTTCACT TTGGTCCGATTTTGGTGGTGGAGCCGAGGCCTGTGACAGTGGACGTCGACTCTGATGTCACACTCAACTGCAAATGGTCAGGAAATCCTCCACTCACCCTCACATGGACCAAGAAGGGCTCCAGTATG GTTCTCAGTAATAGTAATCAGTTATTTCTGAAGTCTGTGAGTCAGGCGGACGCAGGACAGTATGTGTGTAAAGCCATCGTCCCCAGAATCGGCGTCGGTGAGACAGAGGTCACTCTTACAGTCAATG GTCCTCCAATCATCTCGAGTGAGCCAATCCAGTACGCCGTAAGAGGAGAGAAGGGGGAAATCAAGTGCTACATAGCCAGCACCCCTCCGCCGGACAAAATC GTTTGGGCCTGGAAGGAGAATGTGTgggaaaaagagagagggacGCTGTTGGAGAGGTACACAGTTGAGCAGAGCAGACCTGCATCACAAGGGGGCGCCGTTCTGTCCACGCTCACTATCAATAATGTCATGGAGTCAGATTTCCAGTCTACTTACAACTGCACGGCATGGAACGCCTTTGGACCAGGAACCATGATCATCACCCTGGAGGAGACAG atatAGTGCCTGTAGGTGTGATAGCAGGTGGATCTGTTGGATCTTCCATTTTGCTTCTGCTCCTCCTGTTTGCTCTGATATTCTATCTGTATCGACAACGCAAAGGCA GTCGTCGTGGAGTGACGCTGAAGCCAGACATTAAGGTGGAAACGGTCAACAAGGAGACTCACAGTCTTGAGGAAGAGGCAGCCAGCGCTTCCACAGCCACGCGAATG TTTCTTCCCTctgtctccctctctccctccacCCAGCCCTTCAAAGATGACATGGACCTGAAGCAAGACCTCCAGAGCGACACGCTGGAAGCCAAGGTGGAGGAGTATGAGCCCAAG GATCCCACCAATGGCTACTACAATGTTCGAGCTACGACACATGATGAGGTCCGTGCCTCTACCCGCTCCCTGCTGTACCAGGAATTCCGGCCACCGAATCCTGCTTCAGTTTCAGCATCAGCCGGCGGCCCAGTGGCTAACATTCACCCCGCGCCTACGGGCCGTTACGAGCCCCGCCCCGCTTCCCGAATGGCTCACAACACATACGCCCATTTTAACACCATTGCCAGGGCGTCACAAATCCAAGCCCCACCCAACCCTGTCTCCAAGACCACAGACTATTCTGGAGACCGTGGCCTGCTGGAATCAACCAATCCTCTGGCTTTTGACAGCTACGCTTATTCAACGACACCTCAATACAGGTTAGGCTTTGCTCCACCTTTGGAGGCAGGACCAGCCTATGAAATGTATCCTACGGGACAAGGGGTGGGGACAAGTCAAGACGCTAATGTAGGAAAATACCCCAGCTCCGCCCAATTTCCATATTCGACCCCGCCCACAGAATACTCTCAGAGACACACGCAGAGAATGCAGACTCATGTGTGA